The following coding sequences are from one Campylobacter concisus window:
- the flgB gene encoding flagellar basal body rod protein FlgB produces the protein MFVLDKSKSSPLVESALAGRELRQKLISGNLANVDTPFYKARDIRFEDVLKEKANEIYNTSSQKKLQLAKTNEAHMAAVDFPKNDTAQIFLRDGHMARNDANTVDLDVETTEMGKNTVMINALDSAYKAQSNIFKSVIDASAKN, from the coding sequence ATGTTTGTTTTAGATAAATCAAAATCTAGCCCACTTGTTGAATCAGCTCTTGCAGGCAGAGAACTACGCCAAAAACTAATCTCTGGCAATCTTGCAAACGTTGATACACCATTTTATAAAGCTAGAGATATAAGATTTGAAGATGTTTTAAAAGAAAAAGCAAATGAAATTTATAACACTTCAAGCCAAAAAAAACTACAACTTGCTAAGACAAACGAAGCGCACATGGCTGCGGTTGATTTCCCAAAAAACGACACAGCTCAAATTTTCTTGCGCGATGGTCACATGGCTAGAAACGATGCAAACACAGTCGATCTTGATGTTGAGACAACAGAAATGGGCAAAAATACAGTTATGATAAACGCCCTTGATAGCGCCTACAAGGCTCAAAGCAATATCTTTAAAAGCGTCATAGACGCAAGTGCTAAGAACTAG
- the csrA gene encoding carbon storage regulator CsrA, with translation MLILARKENEEILIGNDIKVVIVNISKNTVKLGIEAPRNTMILRSELANDIKNENIHATKTASEADIHELAKKIEK, from the coding sequence ATGTTAATCCTAGCAAGAAAAGAAAATGAAGAAATTTTAATAGGAAATGACATAAAAGTTGTCATAGTAAATATTTCAAAAAATACTGTTAAACTCGGTATCGAAGCGCCACGAAACACAATGATACTAAGAAGCGAACTAGCAAACGATATCAAAAACGAAAATATCCATGCCACAAAAACTGCAAGTGAAGCCGATATCCACGAGCTAGCTAAAAAAATCGAGAAATGA
- the truB gene encoding tRNA pseudouridine(55) synthase TruB yields the protein MNAIFVANKPAGMSSNHFLGRLKRKYGVKKAGFSGTLDPFASGCLIVAFGSYTKFFRFLDKSPKVYEATIWLGASSPSMDNENITEISNVKELNLEKLEAIRGELTGRISYIPPKFSAKHVNGTRAYKLARNGEEFELKTETMEIFDSQILNYSHPFLTIHLSVSEGSYIRSYAEIFGKKLGYNVTLSSLKRTSEGKFCYENEKFLNICDFLNIQKNTYFGDINDILDGKKLKINDFETQKQGIYLLNYDKFMSVIQITDDTINYTLNKVEKC from the coding sequence ATGAACGCCATTTTCGTGGCAAATAAGCCAGCTGGCATGAGCTCAAACCACTTTTTAGGGCGACTAAAGAGAAAATACGGCGTTAAAAAGGCTGGGTTTTCAGGCACACTTGATCCATTTGCAAGCGGTTGTTTAATAGTCGCTTTTGGCTCGTATACGAAATTTTTTAGATTTTTAGACAAAAGCCCAAAGGTCTATGAGGCGACGATCTGGCTTGGAGCTAGCAGTCCAAGCATGGATAATGAAAATATCACTGAAATTTCAAATGTAAAAGAGCTAAATTTAGAAAAACTTGAAGCCATAAGAGGCGAGCTGACTGGCAGAATAAGCTACATCCCGCCAAAATTTAGCGCCAAGCATGTAAATGGTACAAGAGCCTACAAGCTAGCTAGAAACGGTGAAGAATTTGAGCTAAAGACAGAAACGATGGAAATTTTTGATAGCCAGATTTTAAACTATTCGCACCCATTTTTAACCATTCATTTAAGCGTAAGCGAAGGAAGTTATATCCGTTCGTATGCAGAAATTTTTGGAAAAAAGCTTGGTTATAATGTAACTTTAAGCTCATTAAAAAGGACAAGTGAAGGCAAATTTTGCTACGAAAATGAAAAATTTTTGAATATTTGTGATTTTTTAAACATTCAGAAAAATACATACTTTGGGGATATAAATGATATTCTTGATGGTAAGAAATTAAAAATTAACGATTTTGAAACACAAAAGCAAGGAATTTATTTGCTAAATTATGATAAATTTATGAGCGTAATCCAAATCACGGATGATACTATAAATTACACTCTAAATAAGGTTGAAAAATGTTAA
- a CDS encoding TlpA disulfide reductase family protein translates to MKNLLVLIIALFAFFGCGDDESSSTNFKEFSPNEEVKLVDVSGKELTLVRKNHGFAIKNDENKVLMIDIFGTFCPPCQKEAAELTKYQLENKDKFTLIGLTHFENVTNEYVLHEFMQKFNAYYFIANDQKINDRLAEQIVRDIEYKHEIALPFKVVIKNGEYQILTDVDSGQYGVKYYLGGIKVTKMKEDLTKIYETK, encoded by the coding sequence ATGAAAAATTTACTCGTTTTAATAATCGCTTTATTTGCTTTTTTTGGCTGTGGTGACGATGAGAGCAGTAGTACAAATTTTAAAGAATTTAGCCCAAATGAAGAGGTTAAGCTTGTAGATGTAAGCGGTAAGGAGCTTACTTTAGTTCGAAAAAATCATGGCTTTGCTATCAAAAATGATGAAAATAAAGTTTTAATGATCGATATTTTTGGTACATTTTGCCCACCTTGTCAAAAAGAGGCAGCTGAGCTTACAAAATATCAGCTTGAAAACAAAGATAAATTTACACTAATTGGACTAACTCATTTTGAAAATGTCACAAATGAGTATGTTTTACACGAATTTATGCAAAAATTTAACGCCTACTATTTCATAGCAAACGATCAAAAGATAAATGACAGACTTGCCGAGCAAATCGTAAGAGACATCGAATATAAACACGAGATCGCACTACCTTTTAAGGTCGTGATAAAAAATGGTGAATATCAAATTTTAACAGACGTAGATAGCGGACAATACGGGGTAAAATACTATCTTGGTGGTATAAAAGTCACAAAAATGAAAGAAGATCTGACAAAAATTTATGAGACAAAATAA
- a CDS encoding ATP-dependent helicase produces MEKLLSNLNESQREAATHIDGPMLILAGAGSGKTKTITTRLAYLIGEVGIDAANTLTLTFTNKAANEMRSRAMAMLSQSGKNYSPLLCTFHKFGLLFLKLYIEKLGRKNNFVIIDTDDKKRIIKSFESPVATAILSSEISNYKNSLLSVEEVYKNANFSSFDKSKDNFYKQAAQIYEKYEDYLKANNLVDFDDLLGLTYKILDENEELAREISNRYKYIMVDEYQDTNDLQYKLLKKLCLCHENICVVGDDDQSIYGWRGAKIDNILNFKDQFKDVKIIRLEKNYRSSEAILKAANELIDHNRNRLGKKLVGTKGEGEAVNLIESFDESVEAGKIAKCIKELLSKGVQAKDIAILYRINALSRSLEDGLNKEQIAYKMVGGVKFYERAEIKDIISYLRLINNPNDDFSIRRIINRPKRGLGKVSLDKLEKMAFEGKISIYESISNISDNDDAFSKKVKSALLEFANNLKELQESNSVFDLIDKFEAKFGVKKYYESLPDGAERAANIDEFYAVLKDQIKQNPSFDLEEFLNEITLTSEQDGISDEAISIMSVHASKGLEFEHLFVIGLEEGFFPLIGDGSDIEEERRLAYVAITRAKKTLSLSFANSRFYKGQRTRLNKSRFLSESGITHGSLVIEQSNEFKKGDLVKHKIFGIGRVSAVSKIKKEFKLTINFGGNVREIMSSFVEKAV; encoded by the coding sequence ATGGAAAAATTACTATCAAATTTAAACGAATCTCAGCGCGAAGCAGCTACTCATATAGATGGTCCGATGCTCATACTTGCAGGAGCTGGCAGCGGCAAGACAAAGACCATCACAACTAGGCTTGCCTACCTCATCGGCGAGGTCGGTATAGATGCGGCAAATACACTAACTCTTACTTTTACAAACAAAGCCGCCAACGAGATGCGTAGTAGAGCCATGGCGATGCTAAGCCAAAGCGGCAAAAACTATTCGCCGCTACTTTGCACTTTTCATAAATTCGGGCTTTTGTTTTTAAAGCTTTACATTGAAAAGCTTGGCAGAAAAAATAACTTCGTCATAATCGACACAGACGATAAAAAACGTATCATCAAAAGCTTTGAAAGTCCGGTCGCAACTGCAATTTTGTCAAGCGAAATTTCAAACTATAAAAACTCACTTTTAAGCGTCGAAGAGGTCTATAAAAACGCAAATTTCTCTTCATTTGACAAGAGCAAGGATAACTTTTACAAACAAGCTGCTCAAATTTATGAAAAATATGAGGACTATTTAAAGGCAAACAACCTTGTTGATTTTGACGATCTGCTCGGGCTTACATATAAAATTTTAGACGAAAACGAAGAGCTTGCTAGAGAAATTTCAAACCGATACAAATACATAATGGTCGATGAGTATCAAGACACAAACGACCTTCAGTATAAACTGCTAAAAAAGCTCTGTCTATGTCACGAAAACATCTGCGTCGTAGGCGATGATGATCAAAGTATCTACGGCTGGCGCGGCGCAAAGATCGATAATATCTTAAATTTTAAAGATCAGTTTAAAGATGTAAAGATTATCAGGCTTGAGAAAAACTACCGCTCGAGCGAGGCGATACTAAAGGCTGCAAACGAACTAATAGATCACAACCGCAACCGCCTTGGCAAGAAGCTCGTGGGCACAAAAGGCGAAGGCGAGGCCGTAAATCTGATAGAGAGCTTTGATGAGAGCGTCGAGGCTGGCAAGATCGCAAAATGCATAAAAGAGCTTTTAAGCAAAGGTGTGCAGGCAAAAGATATTGCGATCTTATACCGCATAAACGCGCTCTCTCGCTCGCTTGAAGATGGGCTAAACAAAGAGCAAATCGCCTATAAAATGGTCGGCGGAGTTAAATTTTACGAACGAGCCGAGATCAAAGATATCATAAGCTACCTAAGGCTGATAAACAATCCAAACGATGATTTTTCAATAAGGCGCATCATCAACCGCCCAAAGCGAGGACTAGGCAAAGTAAGCCTTGATAAGCTCGAAAAGATGGCATTTGAAGGTAAAATTTCCATTTACGAGTCGATCTCAAACATCTCTGATAACGACGATGCCTTTAGTAAAAAGGTAAAATCAGCCCTTCTTGAGTTTGCAAACAACCTTAAAGAGCTTCAAGAAAGCAACTCGGTTTTTGACCTGATAGATAAATTTGAAGCTAAATTTGGCGTGAAAAAATACTACGAGAGCTTGCCAGATGGTGCTGAAAGAGCGGCAAATATCGATGAGTTTTACGCTGTTTTAAAAGATCAGATCAAACAAAATCCAAGCTTTGATCTGGAGGAGTTTTTAAACGAGATCACGCTAACAAGCGAGCAAGACGGCATCAGCGACGAGGCTATTAGTATCATGAGCGTGCATGCGAGCAAGGGGCTTGAGTTTGAGCACCTTTTTGTGATCGGCCTTGAAGAGGGATTTTTCCCGCTCATTGGCGATGGAAGCGACATCGAAGAGGAGCGCAGACTAGCTTATGTGGCGATAACAAGAGCCAAAAAGACACTTAGTCTAAGCTTTGCAAATTCGCGCTTTTACAAAGGTCAGCGCACAAGGCTAAATAAGAGTAGATTTTTAAGCGAAAGCGGTATCACGCATGGCTCGCTAGTTATCGAACAGAGCAATGAATTTAAAAAAGGTGACCTTGTTAAACATAAAATTTTTGGTATCGGCCGCGTGAGTGCGGTTAGCAAGATCAAAAAAGAGTTTAAACTGACTATAAATTTTGGTGGCAATGTAAGAGAGATAATGTCAAGCTTCGTGGAAAAGGCCGTATGA
- the flgC gene encoding flagellar basal body rod protein FlgC, which translates to MSYLNDFDISGYGLSAQRFRMNVISSNIANAQTTRTAEGGPYRRQEVIFKEMNFDKILNDQLKSSQSLLEYENPLDDPSSPKNAHPALTSVIVDKVVRDDKDFQLKYDPSHPDANANGYVAFPNINPVIEMSDLLEATRAYQANVAAFQNAKTIAQSAISLISGQA; encoded by the coding sequence ATGTCATACTTAAACGATTTTGATATTAGTGGATACGGACTAAGCGCACAACGTTTCAGAATGAACGTCATCAGCTCAAACATAGCAAACGCACAGACTACAAGAACGGCTGAAGGTGGTCCTTACAGAAGACAAGAGGTGATCTTTAAAGAGATGAATTTTGATAAAATTTTAAACGATCAACTTAAAAGCTCACAAAGTCTACTCGAGTATGAAAATCCACTTGATGATCCAAGCTCACCAAAAAACGCTCACCCTGCCCTAACTAGCGTGATCGTGGATAAAGTGGTGCGTGACGATAAGGACTTTCAGCTAAAATATGACCCGAGCCATCCAGATGCAAATGCAAATGGCTACGTCGCATTTCCAAATATAAATCCGGTTATTGAGATGTCTGACCTACTTGAAGCAACAAGGGCATACCAAGCAAACGTGGCAGCCTTTCAAAATGCAAAAACAATAGCACAAAGTGCGATATCACTTATTTCAGGACAAGCATAA
- a CDS encoding peptidoglycan D,D-transpeptidase FtsI family protein, with protein sequence MNSRKSKITILFLLITFGISIFVLVIFYRASIERKLPRLQTSDINTAIRGNIITKDGFSISSSQKLYKVMLDTRNIDPNKKEMFIKLYSLYSGDDPNKVRKIINGTKGIVTLSYSIDAKGATYLQELSRKLNRKSILVSYLDPKTGLASFQGMRVMESGQNRKFMSKDALTPAIGYVSKTESDTLTKSKGVKGLERYYEDYLAPIQNAKILGPRDIGNNIILTSDSNLATRVDGYNAVLSIPLKFQTKLEQILDEKREFLDAKELVICIMNSKNGEILALASSSRYDPSNIRKQDYNALNSTVSEYAYEVGSVFKPFIFSILLQEKKVNPFELVNTYNGRYQLGKRIIKDTHPEPFMSAEDIIVHSSNIGMIQLVERLNGPQIYQGLLNFGFSRKTGIDLPYEQVGMMPTVTKLNSSTYKATVSYGYGLQATFMQLLKAYNTFNNKGIEVTPHMVAYLERNGKRYDLPKSEPAQVISQETAKIMKRILIKTVEKGTGLKAFTPGLEIGGKTGTAHIASGSGGYSNTYNGSFFGFVNDTRGNSYTIGVLARDPKRPYYYFGAQSALPMFKKAVDLMVEDGYLFPDANVIAEFEAKKDKLKNDKTKQKPALD encoded by the coding sequence ATGAATTCCAGAAAATCAAAAATAACCATACTTTTTTTATTAATTACTTTTGGAATTTCAATATTTGTACTTGTCATATTTTATAGAGCAAGTATCGAGCGAAAGCTTCCTAGGCTTCAAACAAGCGATATAAATACAGCGATTCGTGGCAATATAATCACAAAAGATGGCTTTAGCATCTCTTCAAGTCAAAAACTCTACAAAGTAATGCTTGACACTAGAAATATTGATCCTAATAAAAAAGAGATGTTTATCAAGCTATATTCGCTTTACAGCGGCGACGATCCAAACAAAGTAAGAAAGATTATAAATGGCACAAAAGGTATCGTTACGCTCTCATATAGCATTGATGCAAAGGGTGCTACCTACCTTCAAGAGCTCTCAAGAAAGCTAAATCGCAAGAGCATTTTGGTTTCATACCTTGACCCAAAAACAGGCCTTGCTTCATTTCAGGGCATGAGAGTAATGGAGAGCGGTCAAAATCGTAAATTTATGTCAAAAGATGCCCTCACACCAGCTATTGGCTACGTGAGCAAAACTGAAAGTGACACGCTTACAAAAAGCAAAGGTGTAAAAGGTCTTGAGAGATATTATGAAGATTATTTAGCCCCTATACAAAATGCAAAAATTTTAGGGCCTCGCGATATTGGAAATAATATTATTTTAACAAGTGACTCAAATTTAGCAACAAGAGTAGATGGCTACAATGCGGTGCTCTCTATACCATTAAAATTTCAAACTAAACTAGAGCAAATTTTAGATGAAAAGCGTGAATTTCTAGATGCAAAAGAGTTAGTTATATGCATAATGAATAGCAAAAATGGAGAAATTTTAGCCCTAGCTTCTAGCTCAAGGTATGATCCTTCAAATATAAGAAAGCAAGATTATAACGCTCTAAACTCGACCGTTAGCGAATATGCTTATGAAGTTGGCTCAGTTTTTAAACCATTTATATTTTCTATCTTACTTCAAGAGAAGAAAGTAAATCCATTCGAGCTTGTAAATACCTATAATGGCCGATACCAACTTGGCAAAAGGATAATCAAAGATACCCATCCAGAGCCTTTTATGAGTGCTGAGGATATAATCGTACACAGTTCAAACATAGGCATGATCCAGCTTGTTGAGCGACTAAATGGGCCACAAATTTATCAAGGACTTTTAAATTTTGGCTTTTCAAGAAAGACTGGCATAGATCTACCTTACGAGCAAGTAGGTATGATGCCAACAGTTACAAAGCTAAACTCATCGACATATAAGGCGACTGTGAGCTACGGATACGGCTTGCAAGCTACATTTATGCAGCTTTTAAAAGCCTATAATACATTTAACAATAAAGGCATTGAAGTTACTCCTCACATGGTTGCCTACTTAGAGAGAAATGGAAAAAGATACGATTTGCCAAAGTCCGAGCCAGCTCAAGTTATATCACAAGAAACCGCAAAGATAATGAAGAGAATTTTAATAAAAACGGTTGAGAAAGGTACTGGACTAAAAGCCTTTACACCAGGGCTTGAGATAGGTGGCAAGACTGGAACTGCACACATTGCCTCAGGTAGTGGTGGATACAGCAATACCTACAATGGCTCATTTTTTGGCTTTGTAAATGATACAAGAGGCAATAGCTACACAATAGGCGTTTTAGCAAGGGATCCTAAAAGACCTTACTACTACTTCGGCGCTCAAAGTGCGTTGCCTATGTTTAAAAAAGCAGTTGATCTGATGGTTGAAGATGGATATTTATTTCCTGATGCAAATGTAATAGCTGAGTTTGAAGCCAAAAAAGATAAGCTTAAAAACGATAAGACAAAACAAAAGCCTGCTTTAGACTAA
- a CDS encoding 4-(cytidine 5'-diphospho)-2-C-methyl-D-erythritol kinase, with product MKSFAKINIFLKIVGTRGSYHEILSRFIICEQLFDEIYFKKSDSFAIECNNSDIKDNIIQKAVDELKRAGFSNELDEFFSSHKIIINKNIPIGAGLGGGSSNAATFLLMINDELNLNIKHENLMQIASKIGADVAFFVCGYKAANVSGIGEIIEEFDDEVPDLNIFTPNVFCSTPMVYQEFRSNFLQYIDVNVAKKMQNLKSKELLEIYKNGELNDLFAPCFKLYPQMNEFKDKFLSGSGSSVFSVK from the coding sequence ATGAAAAGCTTTGCAAAGATAAATATATTTTTAAAGATAGTTGGCACTAGAGGCAGCTACCACGAAATTTTATCGCGCTTTATCATCTGTGAGCAGCTTTTTGACGAAATTTATTTTAAAAAGTCAGATTCATTTGCTATAGAATGCAACAACAGCGATATAAAAGATAACATCATCCAAAAAGCGGTAGATGAGCTAAAAAGAGCCGGCTTTTCAAACGAGCTTGACGAGTTTTTTAGCTCTCATAAAATCATCATCAACAAAAATATCCCAATTGGTGCGGGCCTTGGTGGAGGTAGTTCAAATGCCGCAACCTTTTTGCTAATGATAAATGATGAGCTAAATTTAAATATAAAACATGAAAATTTGATGCAAATAGCGTCTAAAATCGGTGCAGATGTCGCTTTTTTCGTATGTGGCTACAAGGCAGCAAATGTAAGCGGCATAGGTGAGATCATAGAAGAATTTGATGACGAAGTGCCGGATTTAAATATCTTTACACCAAACGTTTTTTGCTCCACACCGATGGTTTATCAAGAATTTAGAAGCAATTTCTTACAATACATAGACGTTAATGTTGCAAAAAAGATGCAAAATTTAAAAAGCAAAGAGCTACTTGAAATTTATAAAAATGGGGAGTTAAACGATCTTTTTGCCCCATGCTTCAAGCTCTATCCACAGATGAATGAGTTTAAAGATAAATTTCTAAGTGGTAGCGGCAGTAGCGTATTTAGCGTAAAATAA
- the smpB gene encoding SsrA-binding protein SmpB, whose translation MKDLAKNKKALHDFSILETFEAGIVLKGSEVKALRAGRANLKDSFVRVIKGELFLLNAHISYLETTHSAFRPNERAARKLLMHRKQIDKIFGQVSQDGLALVVLAFYLSDKNIVKARLALAKGKNLHDKRETLKRREADKEARAAIKRYI comes from the coding sequence ATAAAAGATCTAGCGAAAAACAAAAAAGCTTTGCATGATTTTAGCATACTTGAAACCTTCGAGGCTGGCATCGTTTTAAAAGGCAGCGAAGTCAAAGCTCTAAGGGCTGGTAGAGCAAATCTAAAAGATAGCTTTGTGCGCGTCATAAAGGGTGAGCTTTTTTTACTAAACGCCCACATTAGCTATCTTGAGACTACACATAGCGCATTTCGTCCAAATGAGCGAGCAGCCAGAAAACTTTTGATGCATAGAAAGCAGATCGATAAAATTTTCGGTCAAGTCTCACAAGATGGACTAGCGCTGGTTGTTTTAGCATTTTATCTAAGTGATAAAAATATCGTAAAAGCAAGGCTTGCCCTTGCAAAAGGTAAAAATTTACACGATAAACGCGAGACTCTAAAAAGACGCGAGGCAGACAAAGAGGCAAGAGCTGCCATAAAAAGATATATTTAA
- the fliE gene encoding flagellar hook-basal body complex protein FliE, whose amino-acid sequence MINSINLDKINKNENSNKIAKAGEEGGFENALNDSLKELNKVQINADKAIADLATGEVKDLHQAAIAIGKAETSMKLMLEIRNKALSAYKEISRTQI is encoded by the coding sequence ATGATAAATAGTATAAATTTAGACAAAATAAATAAAAATGAAAATTCAAATAAAATAGCAAAAGCAGGCGAAGAAGGCGGCTTTGAAAATGCTCTAAACGACTCTTTAAAAGAGCTAAATAAAGTCCAAATCAATGCAGATAAAGCCATAGCCGATCTTGCAACTGGCGAGGTAAAAGACCTGCACCAAGCTGCTATTGCGATAGGCAAAGCAGAGACTAGCATGAAGCTTATGCTAGAAATTCGCAACAAAGCACTAAGTGCTTATAAAGAAATTTCTAGAACACAAATTTAA